DNA sequence from the Microcebus murinus isolate Inina chromosome 18, M.murinus_Inina_mat1.0, whole genome shotgun sequence genome:
CATTAGAAAACATGAAATGCCCCAATATTCAAtgcaaaaataactataatttcttAAGTGCTATGTCAATTACTTCAGAAACATCATTTCTTTTAGTCCTCACATAGGCCTGGTAAGGCAACAGATTGTTATCTTAGCGCAGTCAAGTACTTTGTTCAGGAGCACAAATTACATACAGCCCAAATCTTCCTGATTCCTTCCCTTATACCGAGTTATCCCAGTGCACGGCGCTTAGAACAAATTGCTCACTGACAGCTCGAAGACCAAATGTGTTTGGGCTATCTTTTGCccttaaagtgtttttaaatatgtattagttgccaatatttaaaaattagattttacgTAAGTCAGGATGTCCTGGCTTTCTCGAAGAATCAGGAGGTCTAGCACCCCTGTCCCTTGCAGTCGACAACAGGCTGGACGGACCTCACGTTAGCTGGCGCCTGAGTTCTGCAagttgctgtgtcctcaccccccCACAGTGCATCCCTCCCGAGGAGGCCGTCAGCTGCGATTTATGCCCTCCCATCCAGGCCTTACTGCACAGTATCTGCCTGGCACCTGTTGGCACTGCATTTGCAACCCCGAATGCAGAATCTCTCTTCTACTTCCCTCGCCCCATTTCAGGTCCAAAACACTCTGGTTCTGTACATCCTGAACTTATTTTGGCACAATTCTCATTTCCCAAGGGTAGCCGCGCCTAATGCACATTCACCTTCAATTTTATGCACACAAGTACTTCTATGATTTTACTCATTGTTTTCCCACCTATTGGGGTGTTTTGCTTCTGCGCTTAATAGCCtgtcttgttttcatttcttcccactcttggggtggggggtgggcctAGGTTTGGTGGTGTTGGTGCTGGTGGGAGAGGGAAAAATGCCTCCAAGTACTTTATGGGGATGACCTATGACCTTGCCTGCCCAGCAAGCTGGGACCACGGGCCTGGGGAAGTGGACTTAGCATGTAACAGAGAGGAGTAACGCGTTGGCTTTGTTCTGGCCCAGGAAGAGCCAGCTCAGCTACATTTCAGCAGCCTGGTTCCCGATAGACTCTACAGGACTGGTCCCTGCCCCCCAAATCCCCCTCCACCCCATAATAGAAAGACACATAGCCAGACAATATGATGCAACTTAATTTTATTAAGACAGGCTGGTGGGCACTGGAGTGGCTCTTTCCAGGgtaaaggggaggggaggcagatgCCATAGGACTAGAAGGCACAGCTGCTTTCCACAAAGCGGCGACACTTCATGACCCGCAGGTACGTCTCAGCCTTGTGAAGATCCTTCTTGAAGCAGGAGAGCAGCCCGTAATTCTTGAGCAGTGCATCGTCGCTGCGCAAGTTTGTGTCAAACTTGTCGTAGGTTTGCTTGAGGATCTGCCCAACCCGGGGGCTGCCATCTTCCAGCTCCtgcaaagggaaggaagggaaggagaggctgAGTGCTTAGGGGctgttccctccctctcctgtccccttccctccctcccttcctgagcCTAGAGAAAGTCCTGGAATAGTCAAAGAGAGAAATGAGGAGTAAGATGAGTTCTCCTGACTGCTAAAAATAGAGCAGTGTTATTTCTCTCCCAAGCCTTCTGCTGAGCAGGTGTGGCCCCAGGGTAGGACACTGCCAGTGTCACCCTCACCCGCATCAGGGCTTGGATGCCTTCCTCCAGGTCCCTCAGTTTCTCATAGACGCGGTCCGAGGTGCCAAACACCAGGCTGTTGGTGAAGACCCTGCTGAGGAACTGCACGGGCCCGAGCCACGACTGGATGAGCAGCAGCGAGAAGCGGAGCAGCTCCATGTCCTGCAGGGAGGGCTGGTGTGGGTGCCCGCGCCTCCCTCCGACCCAGCCCGGGGGAGAAGGGGGATTTGCTTCCAAAGAGGGAGGCCACTCACGGATCTCTGCTGGGCCTCGTCCTTGCCCGTGGGGGCCGGGATGGTCTCCGAGAAGCAGAAGGCAGCCTGGGCGTTCTGGATGGAATATCGCTGTCCCTCCGGGATATAGGTGCGCTCCTGGGAGAAGGTCAATGGTGGTGGCCGGCTCTCGTGGCTACTTTATCGGGACCCCCTCAGGTTATGGTCATCTGACTGCATCTTCGCTTGCATAAAACAACCCTGAGCTCCTCACTGTCCTCCTATTACTTCTGGGGGAATGtcgcccctccctgccaccccgaCCGGCACCCGTTCCGGGGGAGCTTACAAACTCCTTGTAAGTGTCGGCGGCCAGCTGGTGCAGGTGCTGGGCTCGGAGCACAGCGTTGGCAAACAGGCTGGACAAGGGCATGGCTGGGAAGGCGGTGGCctcct
Encoded proteins:
- the LOC105861608 gene encoding somatotropin, giving the protein MAAVQLPKPPHSAKPRTFSVPGRRRRQRHSTWTGREPASCSGPPSPSAPSPVSRTTLLLAVALLCLPWPQEATAFPAMPLSSLFANAVLRAQHLHQLAADTYKEFERTYIPEGQRYSIQNAQAAFCFSETIPAPTGKDEAQQRSDMELLRFSLLLIQSWLGPVQFLSRVFTNSLVFGTSDRVYEKLRDLEEGIQALMRELEDGSPRVGQILKQTYDKFDTNLRSDDALLKNYGLLSCFKKDLHKAETYLRVMKCRRFVESSCAF